CTTTCTGTCCTCGTCCAACACCAATCTCAACTGCCGATTGGGTCTAGTCAATAGTGTCTGCTCTCTCAGTCCGGGAATGTACATCTCATAGGCAGGCATGTAGCCATCGATGAACTTCTTGACCTGCTGGTCGGTCATGCCTGTTCCTCGTTTCTGGATCAACGCGTGTTCCTGTTGCAAACGCCACTTGTAGGTGAAGTTTATGTCCAGCGAGTCAAGGTGCACAAACGCGTCAAAGTACTTccacagctgctggagcttcttgagctcgtgGTTGACCTGCTGCAGATCGGAAAACTGGTGGTGTGCCAGAGTCGTTGGCACgggctccttgagctgaTCAATGGACGAGGCCTCGAGATTGGCGGGATCCACTGCCGGTGCCGCGTCGGGATCTGTCTCGTCACGCGCCAGACTCGTGCTCTGCGCGTacagagcctccagctcgtcgatGGAGATGGCTCGGAAGCCAGCACACCAGCCCTCAAACAGCACCACGTCAAAAGGGGGCGTCATGACGGGCCACTCGGACTCGGGCACGCGGTCGCCCTGGCCCTGAAACTTGCTCTTGTCGTACCGAGGCACGGGAGTCACCTTGTTCTGTACCAGGCTCTTGAGGGTCTTTTCGCCCAGAGCGACATCGTGGGTGCCAGGCTCGCCTCTGTGTCGATAGAGCTTGTTGTTGGGGAACTCCTCCGACAGTCGCTCCTGGCCCTCGTGCGTCAGGTACAGGTCGTCCAGCGACAGCTCAATGACCTTGTAGTTGAAGGGGGCCTGTCTCAGAGCAGTAGACAGCTCGGCTACCAAGGTGGACTTTCCACAGCCCTGGGGCCCGGAAAAGCCGAGCACAAACGGCACGTTGGCGGAGGCCGAGCGGTGGGCGGAAATCAGCGGCCGCAGAAACGACACAATCGAGTTGACTTTGTCTGTGTTCATGGTGATGtgcggtacaagtagttgcaACGAGATTGTAGTCACTATTGTTCGAGTACTTTAATACACGGTGAAATAAAGTGTGGCCCCCAACTTACCCCCACGAACAACACGAGCCGACCAAACTAAAAACCACCATTCTAGTCTGGAGAATTGCTTTTTCGTTGTTGGGGGAGAGTAGCCGGGGGTGTCGATCACGTGCTGCTGGGCAATTGGtcagatcacgtgaacagGACTTGTGTCGGTGGGTCTCTGCAGTGTGACGGTACCATATCAATGTAGTACAACTACGCAATCGTACCGCGGCACACATGCTCGTACAGTGCACAAGTATCAAACGCGCGCGTGAGTGATTATGTAAGTCTTCAGTATGGACATTAGATAATCACATCCCCGTTACGCACGCGTGGGGGGGTTAAAATCCACGGCCAAATCTCCACATTCCCCGTACCC
The Yarrowia lipolytica chromosome 1A, complete sequence genome window above contains:
- a CDS encoding uncharacterized protein (Compare to YALI0A02717g, similar to uniprot|P42938 Saccharomyces cerevisiae YGR205w, similar to Saccharomyces cerevisiae YGR205W; ancestral locus Anc_5.132), encoding MNTDKVNSIVSFLRPLISAHRSASANVPFVLGFSGPQGCGKSTLVAELSTALRQAPFNYKVIELSLDDLYLTHEGQERLSEEFPNNKLYRHRGEPGTHDVALGEKTLKSLVQNKVTPVPRYDKSKFQGQGDRVPESEWPVMTPPFDVVLFEGWCAGFRAISIDELEALYAQSTSLARDETDPDAAPAVDPANLEASSIDQLKEPVPTTLAHHQFSDLQQVNHELKKLQQLWKYFDAFVHLDSLDINFTYKWRLQQEHALIQKRGTGMTDQQVKKFIDGYMPAYEMYIPGLREQTLLTRPNRQLRLVLDEDRKVKFERVK